In one window of Xiphophorus hellerii strain 12219 chromosome 23, Xiphophorus_hellerii-4.1, whole genome shotgun sequence DNA:
- the gabra6a gene encoding gamma-aminobutyric acid receptor subunit alpha-6a gives VTCSATCCPTSRTAIYSDNITLILDRLLDGYDNRLRPGSGGGITEVKTDIFVTSFGPVSDVEMEFTMDMFFRQMWVDERLKFEGPIEILRLNNRMVDKIWTPDAFFRNSKKSISHNMTTPNKLFRIMQNGTVLYTMRLTISAECPMNLMDFPMDGHACPLRFGSYAYTNSEIIFTWRKGLAGSVECPKESISLLQYDLVGQILSSEIMRLNTGQYSVQVVHFLLQRKLGYYLIQTYIPLIMVVVLSQVSFWINKESVPARTVAGITTVLTMTTLSISARQSLPKVAYATAMDWFIAVCFAFVASALVEFAAVNYFATLQANRLKKQRARQDRLEVLATGSDDDDTISTDSSHQEGLKRRNHSVSCSEVGYTPPVPIFLQQGSAFPQIPQLAGTSPIDLYARILFPLTFALFNLGYWYIYLTKETIESATAMDLKN, from the exons gttaccTGCAGTGCCACCTGCTGTCCGACCTCACGAACTGCAA TATACTCAGACAACATCACCCTCATTTTGGATAGACTTTTGGATGGTTATGACAACAGACTGCGACCAGGTTCAGGAG GTGGTATTACAGAGGTGAAAACAGACATCTTTGTTACCAGTTTTGGGCCTGTTTCAGATGTTGAGATG gAATTCACCATGGACATGTTCTTCCGTCAGATGTGGGTCGATGAACGGCTGAAGTTTGAGGGCCCCATTGAAATCTTACGTCTTAACAACCGCATGGTGGACAAGATTTGGACACCAGACGCCTTTTTTAGAAATTCAAAGAAGTCAATTTCCCATAATATGACCACACCCAACAAGCTCTTCCGTATAATGCAGAATGGGACTGTCCTCTACACCATGAg ACTAACAATCAGTGCAGAGTGTCCAATGAACCTCATGGATTTCCCCATGGATGGCCACGCCTGTCCTCTCAGGTTTGGGAGCT atgcGTACACCAAcagtgaaattattttcacCTGGAGGAAAGGATTAGCAGGCTCTGTCGAATGTCCCAAAGAGTCAATAAGTCTTCTGCAGTACGATCTGGTTGGACAGATCTTGTCCAGTGAGATAATGAGGTTAAACACAG GTCAGTATTCTGTGCAGGTGGTCCATTTCCTTCTCCAGAGAAAGCTCGGCTACTACCTCATACAGACCTACATCCCCCTAATCATGGTGGTCGTGCTGTCGCAGGTTTCCTTTTGGATCAACAAAGAGTCTGTTCCAGCACGTACAGTCGCTG GCATCACCACGGTGCTGACCATGACCACCTTGAGCATCAGTGCTCGGCAGTCTTTGCCCAAAGTGGCTTATGCTACAGCCATGGACTGGTTCATCGCTGTGTGTTTCGCCTTCGTGGCCTCTGCCCTCGTTGAGTTTGCAGCAGTGAACTACTTTGCCACCTTGCAGGCAAACCGCCTGAAGAAGCAGAGAGCCAGACAAGACAGGCTGGAGGTGCTGGCCACTGGCAGTGACGATGACGACACAATATCT ACGGACAGCAGCCACCAAGAAGGCCTGAAGAGGAGAAACCACTCAGTGAGCTGCAGCGAGGTTGGATATACCCCCCCAGTGCCCATTTTCCTCCAGCAGGGCTCGGCTTTTCCTCAAATCCCTCAGCTTGCTGGAACAAGTCCGATTGACCTCTACGCCCGCATCCTCTTTCCCCTGACCTTTGCCCTTTTCAACTTAGGGTATTGGTACATATATCTGACCAAAGAAACCATTGAGTCGGCTAC GGCCATGGATCTGAAAAACTGA
- the LOC116714004 gene encoding septin-8-A-like isoform X2, with amino-acid sequence MKADYYSWTQTLVMMAADENEEMRSLELSGQVGFNSLPHQVVRKLVSQGFCFNILCVGETGIGKSTLINTLFNTTFENEEADHYEREVKLRSQTYELQEHTVKLKLTIVHTVGFGDQINKDESCKPILDYIEGQFEKYLEEELKIKRSLSNYDDTRIHICLYFIAPTGHTLKSLDLVMMKKLDSKVNIIPIIAKADIMSKTDLGNLKKKIMTELQSYGVQIYQFPNEDEEVGEINSSLNARLPFAVVGSTEDVKIGNRMVKARSYPWGAVQVENEEHCDFVHLREMLLRVNMDDLREQTHSRHYELYRRCKLQEMGFKDTDPDSQSFSLQEMYEAKRREFFKELQHREESMRQMFVNKVKETEAELKEKEKELHERFEVLKRMHQEEKRNLEEKRRELEEEMNAFNRRKVAAETLMGQALQGCSQQPLKKEKDKKNFFSLPSACSLSSGRNLN; translated from the exons atgaaggCTGATTATTATTCCTGGACTCAGACACTTGTGATGATGGCGGCCGATGAg AATGAAGAAATGCGAAGCCTGGAGCTCAGTGGCCAAGTGGGGTTCAACAGCCTTCCTCATCAAGTGGTCAGGAAGTTAGTTTCTCAGGGATTTTGCTTCAACATCCTCTGTGTAG GTGAAACAGGAATAGGCAAATCAACCCTGATCAACACGCTTTTCAACACAACATTTGAAAACGAGGAAGCTGATCACTACGAGCGAGAAGTGAAGCTGCGTTCGCAGACGTACGAGCTGCAGGAGCACACTGTCAAACTGAAGCTGACTATTGTGCACACTGTAGGCTTTGGAGACCAGATCAACAAGGATGAAAG CTGCAAACCCATTCTTGACTATATCGAAGGCCAGTTTGAGAAATATCTGGAAgaggagctaaaaataaaacgttCCCTCTCCAACTATGATGACACCAGAATCCACATCTGCCTGTATTTCATTGCTCCCACCGGGCATACCCTTAAATCTCTTGATCTGGTTATGATGAAGAAGCTGGACAGCAAG GTCAACATCATTCCCATTATTGCAAAGGCAGACATCATGTCAAAGACCGACCTGGGAAACTTAAAGAAGAAGATCATGACTGAGCTGCAGAGCTACGGCGTGCAGATATATCAGTTTCCGAACGAGGATGAGGAAGTTGGAGAGATAAACTCTTCCTTAAAT GCTCGCCTTCCCTTTGCTGTCGTTGGAAGCACGGAGGATGTTAAAATAGGGAACAGAATGGTGAAAGCAAGGTCGTACCCCTGGGGAGCTGTACAGG TGGAAAACGAAGAGCACTGTGACTTTGTTCATCTGAGAGAGATGCTTCTGCGCGTTAACATGGATGATCTCCGGGAGCAAACACACTCTCGTCACTACGAACTCTATCGCCGCTGCAAGCTACAAGAGATGGGCTTCAAGGACACTGACCCTGACAGCCAGTCGTTCAG CCTGCAGGAGATGTATGAGGCCAAAAGAAGGGAGTTCTTCAAAGAGCTGCAGCACAGAGAGGAATCAATGAGACAGATGTTTGTTAACAAAGTGAAAGAAACGGAAGCtgagctgaaagaaaaagaaaaagag CTTCACGAGAGATTCGAAGTGCTGAAGCGCATGCACCAGGAAGAAAAGAGGAATCTGGAGGAGAAAAGGCGAGAACTGGAAGAAGAGATGAATGCTTTCAACAGGAGGAAGGTGGCAGCTGAAACGCTGATGGGACAAGCGCTGCAGGGATGTTCACAACAGCCGCTCAAAAaggaaaaggacaaaaagaa CTTCTTCAGTCTCCCCTCTGCGTGCTCCTTAAGCTCAGGAAGGAACCTGAATTAG
- the LOC116714004 gene encoding septin-8-A-like isoform X1 encodes MKADYYSWTQTLVMMAADENEEMRSLELSGQVGFNSLPHQVVRKLVSQGFCFNILCVGETGIGKSTLINTLFNTTFENEEADHYEREVKLRSQTYELQEHTVKLKLTIVHTVGFGDQINKDESCKPILDYIEGQFEKYLEEELKIKRSLSNYDDTRIHICLYFIAPTGHTLKSLDLVMMKKLDSKVNIIPIIAKADIMSKTDLGNLKKKIMTELQSYGVQIYQFPNEDEEVGEINSSLNARLPFAVVGSTEDVKIGNRMVKARSYPWGAVQVENEEHCDFVHLREMLLRVNMDDLREQTHSRHYELYRRCKLQEMGFKDTDPDSQSFSLQEMYEAKRREFFKELQHREESMRQMFVNKVKETEAELKEKEKELHERFEVLKRMHQEEKRNLEEKRRELEEEMNAFNRRKVAAETLMGQALQGCSQQPLKKEKDKKKPTCQTVSQARALVFTFDLSQQCSCHVQHR; translated from the exons atgaaggCTGATTATTATTCCTGGACTCAGACACTTGTGATGATGGCGGCCGATGAg AATGAAGAAATGCGAAGCCTGGAGCTCAGTGGCCAAGTGGGGTTCAACAGCCTTCCTCATCAAGTGGTCAGGAAGTTAGTTTCTCAGGGATTTTGCTTCAACATCCTCTGTGTAG GTGAAACAGGAATAGGCAAATCAACCCTGATCAACACGCTTTTCAACACAACATTTGAAAACGAGGAAGCTGATCACTACGAGCGAGAAGTGAAGCTGCGTTCGCAGACGTACGAGCTGCAGGAGCACACTGTCAAACTGAAGCTGACTATTGTGCACACTGTAGGCTTTGGAGACCAGATCAACAAGGATGAAAG CTGCAAACCCATTCTTGACTATATCGAAGGCCAGTTTGAGAAATATCTGGAAgaggagctaaaaataaaacgttCCCTCTCCAACTATGATGACACCAGAATCCACATCTGCCTGTATTTCATTGCTCCCACCGGGCATACCCTTAAATCTCTTGATCTGGTTATGATGAAGAAGCTGGACAGCAAG GTCAACATCATTCCCATTATTGCAAAGGCAGACATCATGTCAAAGACCGACCTGGGAAACTTAAAGAAGAAGATCATGACTGAGCTGCAGAGCTACGGCGTGCAGATATATCAGTTTCCGAACGAGGATGAGGAAGTTGGAGAGATAAACTCTTCCTTAAAT GCTCGCCTTCCCTTTGCTGTCGTTGGAAGCACGGAGGATGTTAAAATAGGGAACAGAATGGTGAAAGCAAGGTCGTACCCCTGGGGAGCTGTACAGG TGGAAAACGAAGAGCACTGTGACTTTGTTCATCTGAGAGAGATGCTTCTGCGCGTTAACATGGATGATCTCCGGGAGCAAACACACTCTCGTCACTACGAACTCTATCGCCGCTGCAAGCTACAAGAGATGGGCTTCAAGGACACTGACCCTGACAGCCAGTCGTTCAG CCTGCAGGAGATGTATGAGGCCAAAAGAAGGGAGTTCTTCAAAGAGCTGCAGCACAGAGAGGAATCAATGAGACAGATGTTTGTTAACAAAGTGAAAGAAACGGAAGCtgagctgaaagaaaaagaaaaagag CTTCACGAGAGATTCGAAGTGCTGAAGCGCATGCACCAGGAAGAAAAGAGGAATCTGGAGGAGAAAAGGCGAGAACTGGAAGAAGAGATGAATGCTTTCAACAGGAGGAAGGTGGCAGCTGAAACGCTGATGGGACAAGCGCTGCAGGGATGTTCACAACAGCCGCTCAAAAaggaaaaggacaaaaagaa GCCGACCTGCCAGACTGTCTCTCAGGCAAGGGCACTTGTGTTTACATTTGACTTGTCTCAGCAGTGCTCATGCCATGTGCAGCACAGATGA
- the LOC116714004 gene encoding septin-8-A-like isoform X3: MKADYYSWTQTLVMMAADENEEMRSLELSGQVGFNSLPHQVVRKLVSQGFCFNILCVGETGIGKSTLINTLFNTTFENEEADHYEREVKLRSQTYELQEHTVKLKLTIVHTVGFGDQINKDESCKPILDYIEGQFEKYLEEELKIKRSLSNYDDTRIHICLYFIAPTGHTLKSLDLVMMKKLDSKVNIIPIIAKADIMSKTDLGNLKKKIMTELQSYGVQIYQFPNEDEEVGEINSSLNARLPFAVVGSTEDVKIGNRMVKARSYPWGAVQVENEEHCDFVHLREMLLRVNMDDLREQTHSRHYELYRRCKLQEMGFKDTDPDSQSFSLQEMYEAKRREFFKELQHREESMRQMFVNKVKETEAELKEKEKELHERFEVLKRMHQEEKRNLEEKRRELEEEMNAFNRRKVAAETLMGQALQGCSQQPLKKEKDKKN; the protein is encoded by the exons atgaaggCTGATTATTATTCCTGGACTCAGACACTTGTGATGATGGCGGCCGATGAg AATGAAGAAATGCGAAGCCTGGAGCTCAGTGGCCAAGTGGGGTTCAACAGCCTTCCTCATCAAGTGGTCAGGAAGTTAGTTTCTCAGGGATTTTGCTTCAACATCCTCTGTGTAG GTGAAACAGGAATAGGCAAATCAACCCTGATCAACACGCTTTTCAACACAACATTTGAAAACGAGGAAGCTGATCACTACGAGCGAGAAGTGAAGCTGCGTTCGCAGACGTACGAGCTGCAGGAGCACACTGTCAAACTGAAGCTGACTATTGTGCACACTGTAGGCTTTGGAGACCAGATCAACAAGGATGAAAG CTGCAAACCCATTCTTGACTATATCGAAGGCCAGTTTGAGAAATATCTGGAAgaggagctaaaaataaaacgttCCCTCTCCAACTATGATGACACCAGAATCCACATCTGCCTGTATTTCATTGCTCCCACCGGGCATACCCTTAAATCTCTTGATCTGGTTATGATGAAGAAGCTGGACAGCAAG GTCAACATCATTCCCATTATTGCAAAGGCAGACATCATGTCAAAGACCGACCTGGGAAACTTAAAGAAGAAGATCATGACTGAGCTGCAGAGCTACGGCGTGCAGATATATCAGTTTCCGAACGAGGATGAGGAAGTTGGAGAGATAAACTCTTCCTTAAAT GCTCGCCTTCCCTTTGCTGTCGTTGGAAGCACGGAGGATGTTAAAATAGGGAACAGAATGGTGAAAGCAAGGTCGTACCCCTGGGGAGCTGTACAGG TGGAAAACGAAGAGCACTGTGACTTTGTTCATCTGAGAGAGATGCTTCTGCGCGTTAACATGGATGATCTCCGGGAGCAAACACACTCTCGTCACTACGAACTCTATCGCCGCTGCAAGCTACAAGAGATGGGCTTCAAGGACACTGACCCTGACAGCCAGTCGTTCAG CCTGCAGGAGATGTATGAGGCCAAAAGAAGGGAGTTCTTCAAAGAGCTGCAGCACAGAGAGGAATCAATGAGACAGATGTTTGTTAACAAAGTGAAAGAAACGGAAGCtgagctgaaagaaaaagaaaaagag CTTCACGAGAGATTCGAAGTGCTGAAGCGCATGCACCAGGAAGAAAAGAGGAATCTGGAGGAGAAAAGGCGAGAACTGGAAGAAGAGATGAATGCTTTCAACAGGAGGAAGGTGGCAGCTGAAACGCTGATGGGACAAGCGCTGCAGGGATGTTCACAACAGCCGCTCAAAAaggaaaaggacaaaaagaa ttgA
- the ccng1 gene encoding cyclin-G1, which produces MIDTVTGAQAFAVKVKGLMDLEGRYQPKITGLRLIETAQDNGLRMTTRLRELEVKDLLYLCRFFGFSSETFSLAVSLLDRFLSVMKIQPKHLSCVGLCCFYIAVKSSEDEKTVPLASDLIRISQNRFTVSDMMRMEKIIMEKLYWKVKAPTALHFLRLFHSHIQEQLDAESREILSIETLEAQLKACHCSFIFSKIKPSLLALALLCFEAQEEHDPEHMNQISEALKNLQHLLNVRDGDLVCVRELVGKCLAEYANTKCSRPNSQRLRWTISGRTARQLKHSYYKITHLPTIPESAC; this is translated from the exons atGATTGACACAGTAACTGGAGCACAGGCCTTTGCAGTAAAAGTAAAGGGCCTGATGGATCTGGAGGGCCGATACCAACCCAAGATCACTGGCTTGAGGCTCATAGAGACTGCCCAGGACAATGGCCTCAGGATGACCACCCGGCTGAGAGAGCTGGAGGTGAAGGACCTGCTTTATCTCTGCAGGTTCTTTGGCTTCAGCTCAGAGACGTTCTCGCTGGCGGTCAGCTTGCTCGATCGATTCCTCTCTGTAATGAAG ATTCAACCAAAGCACCTGTCATGTGTTGGCCTGTGCTGCTTCTACATAGCTGTGAAGTCCTCAGAAGACGAGAAGACCGTGCCCCTGGCCAGCGATCTAATCCGCATTAGTCAGAATCGCTTTACGGTGTCTGACATGATGAGGATGGAGAAGATCATCATGGAAAAGCTGTACTGGAAAGTGAAGGCCCCCACGGCGCTGCACTTCCTCCGTCTGTTTCACAGCCACATCCAGGAGCAGCTCGACGCCGAGAG CAGGGAGATACTGAGCATTGAGACACTGGAGGCGCAGCTCAAAGCCTGTCACTGCTCCTTCATCTTCTCCAAAATCAAG CCGTCTCTTCTTGCTCTGGCTCTGCTGTGCTTTGAGGCCCAGGAAGAACACGACCCTGAACACATGAACCAAATATCTGAGGCCCTGAAAAATCTGCAGCACCTGCTGAAT GTGAGAGACGGAGACCTGGTGTGTGTTAGAGAGCTGGTCGGGAAATGCCTGGCTGAATACGCCAACACCAAATGCTCCAGACCGAACAGCCAGAGACTCCGCTGGACCATCTCAGGAAGAACCGCGCGCCAGCTGAAGCACAGCTACTACAAGATCACTCATCTTCCCACCATACCTGAGTCAGCCTGTTGA
- the nudcd2 gene encoding nudC domain-containing protein 2, which yields MSVHFEERSGVVPCKTPWGSWYQTMEEVFIEVHVPAGTSAKEVKCRLGSRDIELQVRGKEIFQGRLFDMTVSDEATWTLEDKCLIRIVLMKTNREAGNCWTSLLEGEYCANAWVQDQMQRKLTLERFQRENPGFDFSGAEISGNFAGGGPDFSSLQQ from the exons ATGTCAGTCCACTTTGAGGAGAGGAGCGGGGTTGTACCGTGTAAGACACCGTGGGGGTCCTGGTACCAGACCATGGAGGAGGTCTTCATCGAAGTCCATGTGCCTGCAGGGACTTCTGCTAAAGAGGTGAAGTGCCGCTTAGGAAGCAGAGACATCGAGCTGCAGGTCAGAGGGAAGGAAATATTCCAG GGAAGGTTGTTTGACATGACCGTGTCTGACGAGGCCACCTGGACGCTGG aggACAAATGTCTAATTCGGATTGTCCTGATGAAGACGAACAGAGAAGCAGGTAACTGCTGGACCTCGCTGCTGGAGGGCGAGTACTGTGCAAATGCCTGGGTCCAGGACCAGATGCAGAGGAAACTCACGCTGGAGCGGTTCCAGAGGGAG AATCCTGGATTTGACTTCAGCGGGGCAGAGATTTCTGGAAACTTTGCTGGCGGAGGTCCAGATTTTTCCAGCTTACAACAATGA
- the sowahab gene encoding ankyrin repeat domain-containing protein SOWAHA, producing the protein MALTQEAVLSFLLERGGKVKNSELVNHFKSLINSGDPAGKQHNRELFKKLVNSVAVVRQIDEVKFVVVRKRYQDFVKEEMDQSLFRQIANSNARRSSSVSSYYNDDKSCVEGLQESGPAVSTADSATVKVLNIAGDQPCGASKSGAVFAVIAVRSPERDSAAGARDGLRSQVHQQHGNPDKAVIRVPSLTSNSPSHQRELIKEPQCWKSKQTEAKQAPGSPLVRPQNKTLRQADDESVPLEPIAHEWLVKCAAGLWGQIYALLLQDTRLAQRKDFMSGFTALHWAAKDGSCDIIHKLIDVSSKRGTYVNVNSKAHGGYTPLHIAAMHGHSEVMVALVQLYGASVNERDHDGKKALHYLGKGASAEVRALLGGQQQSKEKMEGEEYKEHTRGFNTISKLFHPHLGKKHKTCRFAHEW; encoded by the coding sequence ATGGCTCTGACCCAGGAAGCCGTGTTGAGTTTTCTGCTGGAGCGCGGAGGCAAAGTGAAAAACTCTGAGCTGGTGAACCACTTCAAGAGCCTCATCAACAGCGGCGATCCCGCGGGAAAGCAGCACAATAGAGAGCTGTTCAAGAAGCTGGTGAACAGCGTCGCTGTGGTCAGGCAGATCGACGAGGTGAAGTTTGTGGTGGTGAGGAAGAGGTACCAGGACTTTGTGAAAGAGGAGATGGATCAGAGCTTGTTCCGTCAAATCGCGAACAGTAACGCGCGGCGCTCGTCAAGCGTAAGCAGTTACTACAATGATGATAAAAGCTGCGTGGAGGGTTTGCAGGAAAGCGGGCCTGCTGTATCCACGGCGGATTCGGCCACCGTTAAAGTCCTGAATATCGCCGGAGATCAGCCGTGCGGAGCGAGTAAATCTGGGGCTGTGTTCGCTGTCATAGCAGTCAGATCCCCAGAGAGAGACTCCGCAGCGGGAGCAAGAGACGGATTACGCTCCCAGGTGCATCAGCAGCATGGAAACCCTGACAAAGCAGTCATCAGAGTTCCATCACTAACTTCTAACTCCCCGTCTCATCAGAGGGAGTTAATAAAAGAGCCTCAGTGTTGGAAATCCAAGCAGACAGAAGCCAAGCAGGCCCCAGGTTCTCCCCTGGTGAGGCCCCAAAACAAGACCCTCAGACAGGCTGATGATGAGTCTGTGCCTTTGGAGCCAATAGCCCATGAGTGGCTTGTTAAGTGTGCTGCTGGGCTGTGGGGACAAATATATGCTTTACTGCTGCAGGACACACGCTTAGCACAGAGGAAGGATTTCATGTCAGGTTTCACAGCCTTGCACTGGGCTGCCAAGGACGGCAGCTGTGACATCATACACAAACTCATTGATGTCTCCAGCAAAAGAGGCACCTACGTGAATGTCAACAGCAAAGCACACGGAGGATACACGCCTTTGCACATCGCAGCCATGCATGGTCACTCTGAGGTCATGGTTGCTCTCGTGCAGCTCTACGGAGCCAGTGTGAACGAAAGAGACCATGACGGCAAGAAGGCGCTTCACTACCTGGGGAAAGGTGCATCGGCTGAGGTCAGGGCCCTGCTGGGAGGACAGCAGCAGAGTAAAGAGAAGATGGAGGGCGAGGAATACAAGGAGCACACAAGAGGCTTCAACACTATCAGCAAACTGTTCCACCCTCACTTAGGGAAGAAACATAAGACTTGCAGGTTTGCTCATGAGTGGTAA